From the genome of Parazoarcus communis, one region includes:
- a CDS encoding exonuclease SbcCD subunit D — MCETAAPAILSVIAMRFLHTADWHLGRVYHGVSLLEDQAHVLREFVRIAAELRPDAILIAGDIYDRSVPPADAVRLLDEVLTELVSGLGIAVVVIAGNHDGPDRLAFGSSLLTRAGLTVCGPVSAQVQPLMLRDADGEVAVYPLPYAEPALVRTALGDDTIHDHHAALAAQLGAIRASHPEGVRAVVVAHAFVLGGSESESERPLTVGGTGAVDASVFDGFDYVALGHLHRPQRAGSDLVQYSGSLLKYSFAEAGHLKSVNLVELDGAGQCRVEQIALKPRRDLRIVEGTLEDIVAAAADDPGRADYVLARLSDSGALLDAMGKLRSAYPNALAIERPALHGEGEGRAAEDHRRVRIDTLFAGFYTEMTGQTLDEAGSAVLARIVDELEHEGRHA; from the coding sequence GTGTGCGAAACTGCGGCCCCGGCCATCCTGTCTGTCATCGCCATGCGCTTTCTTCATACCGCCGACTGGCATCTCGGTCGCGTCTATCACGGCGTCTCGCTGCTGGAAGACCAGGCCCATGTGTTGCGCGAATTTGTGCGCATCGCCGCCGAGCTGCGTCCCGATGCCATCCTGATCGCGGGCGACATCTACGATCGCTCGGTGCCGCCTGCCGATGCGGTACGCCTGCTCGACGAGGTGCTCACCGAACTGGTGTCCGGCCTCGGCATTGCGGTGGTCGTGATCGCGGGCAACCACGATGGCCCCGACCGACTGGCCTTCGGCTCCAGCCTGCTGACCCGGGCCGGACTGACGGTATGCGGGCCGGTGAGCGCACAGGTGCAGCCGCTGATGCTGCGCGATGCGGATGGCGAGGTCGCGGTCTATCCCCTGCCCTATGCCGAACCTGCGCTGGTGCGTACCGCGCTGGGCGACGACACGATCCATGATCATCACGCCGCGCTCGCGGCGCAGTTGGGCGCGATTCGGGCAAGTCATCCTGAAGGCGTGCGCGCGGTCGTGGTGGCACATGCCTTTGTGCTAGGCGGCAGCGAATCGGAGTCGGAGCGGCCGCTGACGGTGGGTGGCACCGGCGCCGTCGATGCCAGCGTGTTTGACGGCTTCGACTATGTCGCGCTCGGGCATCTGCACCGGCCGCAGCGTGCCGGCAGCGATCTCGTGCAGTATTCCGGTTCGCTGCTCAAGTACTCCTTCGCCGAAGCCGGTCATCTAAAGTCGGTCAATCTGGTCGAGCTCGACGGCGCCGGGCAGTGCCGTGTGGAGCAGATCGCACTCAAGCCGAGGCGCGATCTGCGCATTGTCGAAGGCACGCTCGAAGACATCGTTGCCGCGGCCGCCGACGATCCCGGCCGCGCCGACTACGTGCTCGCCCGCCTCAGCGACAGCGGCGCCCTGCTCGATGCGATGGGCAAGCTGCGCTCGGCCTATCCCAATGCGCTCGCCATCGAGCGCCCGGCGCTGCACGGCGAAGGCGAAGGACGGGCGGCGGAGGATCACCGGCGCGTCAGGATCGACACGCTGTTCGCCGGTTTCTACACCGAGATGACGGGCCAGACGCTCGATGAAGCCGGTTCCGCAGTGCTCGCCCGCATCGTCGATGAACTCGAACACGAAGGGCGCCACGCATGA
- a CDS encoding alpha/beta hydrolase — MSAFQPLHALYLLAGGAAVLALRAGLRYAIRAGLAAPRIAETAGPDSLGLTFSTERIPTANGKHLHAWLIPPKAGVELAATVIVLHGWGGNAQMMLPLAQPLHEAGFAALFIDARCHGRSDGDSFASLPRFAEDAEAACDWLAARADLSGGRIALLGHSVGAGAVLLAATRRGEVAAVVSVSAFAHPADMMRSWLANKRIPRWLAAYILGYVQATIGFRFDDIAPVASIARLHCPVLLVHGEHDDVVPVADATRLHAARAHDRVELLTLPGDHESFEDMAGEMKTIIAFLRSALPPIASDMAAIPADHRFRGCAPMLRL; from the coding sequence TGGCGGCGCGGCCGTGCTGGCCTTGCGTGCAGGCCTCCGCTACGCGATCCGTGCCGGGCTGGCTGCACCTCGGATTGCGGAGACTGCAGGTCCGGACTCGCTTGGCCTGACGTTCTCAACCGAACGTATCCCGACCGCAAACGGCAAGCATCTGCACGCCTGGCTGATTCCGCCCAAAGCGGGTGTCGAGCTTGCAGCGACGGTCATCGTGCTGCATGGCTGGGGCGGCAATGCGCAGATGATGCTGCCGCTGGCGCAGCCGCTGCATGAAGCCGGGTTTGCGGCATTGTTCATCGATGCGCGCTGCCATGGGCGCTCGGACGGCGACAGCTTTGCCTCGCTGCCGCGCTTTGCCGAAGACGCCGAAGCCGCCTGTGACTGGCTGGCTGCACGGGCCGATCTGAGTGGCGGCCGCATCGCCCTGCTGGGCCATTCGGTCGGCGCCGGTGCGGTGCTGCTGGCCGCGACCCGGCGCGGCGAGGTGGCGGCGGTCGTCAGCGTGTCGGCCTTTGCCCATCCTGCGGACATGATGCGCAGCTGGCTCGCGAACAAACGCATTCCGCGCTGGCTGGCGGCCTACATCCTCGGCTACGTGCAGGCGACCATTGGTTTTCGCTTCGACGATATCGCGCCAGTGGCCAGCATCGCACGCCTGCATTGCCCGGTGCTGCTCGTGCATGGCGAGCATGATGACGTGGTGCCGGTGGCCGATGCCACCCGCCTGCACGCCGCGCGCGCCCACGACCGTGTGGAGCTGCTCACACTGCCGGGGGATCACGAGTCCTTCGAGGATATGGCGGGGGAAATGAAGACCATCATTGCCTTTCTGCGGTCCGCACTACCGCCGATTGCCAGCGACATGGCTGCAATACCCGCCGATCATCGATTTCGCGGGTGCGCTCCAATGCTTCGACTTTAG
- a CDS encoding H-NS family nucleoid-associated regulatory protein, whose product MVIDLKDYSLPQLRVLGNRIENEIRRQQLNSKAVLRRRLSSLARDHGLTLEEVCSDKAAEKIVEAPSSIAQRASARVQVAAKYRHPSNRELAWSGRGRQPHWVKAWLANGGSMDALAIAAEKMAPRNFRLQQL is encoded by the coding sequence ATGGTCATCGACCTGAAGGATTACTCGCTGCCGCAGCTTCGTGTGCTCGGCAACCGCATTGAAAATGAAATTCGCCGCCAACAGCTCAACAGCAAGGCGGTGCTGCGCCGCCGGCTGTCATCGCTGGCCCGCGATCACGGGTTGACGCTGGAAGAGGTGTGCAGCGACAAGGCCGCCGAGAAAATCGTCGAAGCACCGTCGAGCATCGCGCAACGGGCTTCCGCGCGTGTGCAGGTGGCGGCGAAGTACCGTCACCCCAGCAATCGCGAACTCGCCTGGTCGGGCCGGGGACGGCAGCCGCACTGGGTCAAGGCCTGGCTGGCAAACGGCGGCTCGATGGATGCGCTGGCGATCGCTGCCGAGAAGATGGCACCGCGCAACTTCCGCCTGCAGCAACTGTAA